DNA sequence from the Scophthalmus maximus strain ysfricsl-2021 chromosome 1, ASM2237912v1, whole genome shotgun sequence genome:
tcacctgccccctcccccgTCCTCTGACCCCTCCCTCCGTCATCTGACCCATCGTCCTCTGAACCCCCCTCAtcctctgacccctccccctcatcacctgccccctcccccgTCCTCTGACCCCTCCCTCCGTCATCTGACCCATCGTCCTCTGAACCCCCCTCAtcctctgacccctccccctcccccatcctctAACCCCCCCTTGTCCTCTGACCCCTCTATACTGGTCCTCTGACCCCTCATTCTcatcctctgacctctctcccCTTGTCATCTGACCCCTCCCCCGTCATCTGACTCCTCCCCTCGTCCTatgacccctccccctccctctaaCCCTTCCCCTCGTCATCTGACCCCTCCCTGTCTTCTaaccctcccctcttcctctgacCCCTCCCTCTCATCATCTGACCCCTCGTCCTCCCCCCTCTGACCCATCCCCTCGCCCATCTGAATAATTtcatatataatacataaacttattgatacatttatacaaatcaatgtaatgtttatttcaACAGTGATCATTAACAGATGAACATTACTTAGTAATAAATCACTTCATAAATCATTTAAGGTAGTAATTTTAATACAATATCAATAATGCtactaataataaaacatttatttcctccattttgttttaatttcactgtgaaatatgaattatgtTTCTGTCAAAACGGATCATTAAAATAAGGTttattgaaaatacaaagagaCAATAATGATGACAGATCAATCAGAGACCAAAACTTCGTCtgttacagtaaacacacacactctgtttattttgttaagCATGTAGCCATGACGACGTGCTGGGGCTGTGACATCATTGTGACATCATCGTCCTCACAGAGTGGTGAACTGGCTCAGAGCCGCTCGCAGCTTATCAGCaatctgaccaatcagagagcagagagttGACATCACACATCAGTAAACCTGTGGTAACCCGGTCCCCTGTGACCATGCCcctcgccccgccccctcacctGCTGGTAGAAGGTCACCTGTTGTTCCAGGTAAAGACGCATCACTCTGTTGTAGTCATAGATACGGTTGCTATGGAAATGATTCATCTCAGCTTGACAGAGACGAGAATTCGAGTTACACACAAAATCTTTTCACTTGTATGTACACAActagtagtagtactagtacagtagtagtatgAGTACTCTAGTTACCCTGCATTGAGCAGTAGTactacagtagtagtagtattagtactcTTACCCTGCAGTGAGTAGTAGTGTgcagtagtagtacagtagtagtagtagtattagtaatCTTACCCTGCAGTGAGTAGTAGtgagtagtagtattagtactcTTGCCCTGCAGTGAGTAGTAGTactacagtagtagtagtattagtattcTTACCCTGCAGTGAGTAGCTCATGTGACTGATTCGTTGGTTCAGTAACTTTTTGTCGCTCGTGTTGATTTTTCCTGAAGAAATGAGACGATCAACGTCTTTGACTTTGTCCACTGcagactgaacaaacacacacacacacacacagcattacTCACAGTGTGAAGTATTACTCAgtgtgtagtacagtagtagAGTGCAGTGTCCGGAGTGAAGTACCTTGTGTACAGTGATGATTTCTGGGAAACATCCCAGTAAACCTTTGTACTCGCTGTTTGTCTCCAACAGGAAGAGAAGATCCTTCTGAggctgcaggtcagaggtcaccagaGGTCGTCAGAGGTCAGATAACAGTTTATAAAGACAGTTGATGTAATGATTTGGGTTAGTTGTTGTGTTCACCTGCTCAGCGACGATGAGAGCGATCTCCTCGTACGTTTTTCCAGCAGCCGTCAGAGCGTCAGTCAATGTCTCTTCTCCTGaaacatataaaatatgttcaatcataaaatcataaataaactGAAGCAGAACGTTTATGAAAACATGTCCCAGCTGAGATACTGGTGGTGCATTAAGGGACACTGATGTCTGACATGTTctcctttaaattaaaaacttcAACTTTGAACATATCAGATTCCTGACTGTCTCTGAATGCACCATCAGGGACAGTGTCTCCCTCTCAAGaacacttcctccctccttgtTTCCTCACCTGGATatttgctgctgatgaaaacagtCGACAGGTTTGTGAAGGCTCGACCGATTCGCTCGTACTCTTTAGGCAGCGCTGCACAAACAGTGACATCAtattagtgcgtgtgtgtgtgtgtgtgtgtgtgtgtgtgtgtgtgtgtgtgtgtgtgtgtgtgtgtgtgtgtgtgtgtgtgtgtgtgtgtgtgaacttacGTCCGGTGCAGCGTTTCCAGTGGGTGGTTCCGACGTTCAGCAGCTCTCTGACGACATCGTCCATCGACTTTGTGAACCGACTGTAATGTTCACACCTCTgttcactacacacacacacacacacaaacacacacacacacacacacacacacacacaccatcaggaCCAGGGCTCTTCCCTGCTGCCTGGTAGACGAAGCTCAGGGTAACTTACACCTCAGTCGGGTCCAGTTCTGCTGCCTCAGGTTCGATAAGGCTGAAGATCATTGGTCCGACCGTCTCGTCTTTCTCCGCCTTCCTCTTCCCGGCCTTCCACTCCTGAAACATCAAAACACTGCTTCAGTCAATCAGGACGCAGGTAACGGTACCGCAGGGTGCAGGGCTTAGCGTACCCTCTCATCTCTGTAGGTGAGGAAGAGCTGGAAGACGTCGCTCTGAGAGACGACGGGATGACGACACATCCGACTCATCCAGGCCTGAAGAcgctccatcctcctcctgatGAAGTCGTCATCGAACCTGCCTGAGAGACAGGAAGTCTGAGTTCTACTGGTTCTACTGGGTTCTACTAGTTCTACTGAGCTCAATCCTCCTCCTGATGAAGTCGTCGTCGAACCTGCCTGAGAGACAGGAAGTCTGAGTTCTACTGGTTTCTACTAGTTCTACTGagctccatcctcctcctgatGAAGTCGTCATCGAACCTgcctgacagacaggaagtctgAGTTCTACTGGTTCTACTGGTTCTACTGAGCTCCTACCTCCTCCTGATGAAGTCGTCATCGAACCTGCCTGAGAGACAGGAAGTCTGACTTCTACTGGTTCTACTGAGCTCCATCCTCCTGATGAAGTCGTCATCGAACCTGCCTGAGAGACAGGAAGTCTGACTTCTACTGGTTCTACTGGttctactgttgttgttgttgttgttgttgttgatgatctACTGTATCTTCCAGCTGGACGTCGTTGCGCCGTCAACGGCTCCTGTGAGGTAtggttgtcatggagacagctcacctgtcacctgtttGTCCGGCAGCGAGGGGATCGGCAGCGCGGAGCCAAACTTCTCCAGAAGACGCTCGTACAGCCAATCAAAATGTTTGTAACGATGATTGACAGGTCTGTTGGTCGTCTGCAGTAAGAGAGAGAACTACTTAGTATTACCGTGTATTACTGCGTGTATGACTGAGTGTATACTGCGTGATACTGCTTGTATTACTGCGTGTATTACTGCATGTATGACTGCGTGTATTACTGAGTGTATTACTGCGT
Encoded proteins:
- the LOC118313474 gene encoding sorting nexin-9 translates to MALKAQVLYDFSAEPGNNELSIREGETVTVLDQTVGGGWVQVQNAVGQNGLVPEGYLQVGIGGGASVSDTPDGRDRLGAVEDDDDWDDDWDDQSEAGYHGNDQVDGEGGASGQGTQGPSVKISLNKFPFSKGPSPEVFLLAKPPANSRDRLPVYVGEVGPVWFYPSSPLDCVIADPKKESKLYGLKSFIEYQVTASTTNRPVNHRYKHFDWLYERLLEKFGSALPIPSLPDKQVTGRFDDDFIRRRMERLQAWMSRMCRHPVVSQSDVFQLFLTYRDEREWKAGKRKAEKDETVGPMIFSLIEPEAAELDPTEVEQRCEHYSRFTKSMDDVVRELLNVGTTHWKRCTGPLPKEYERIGRAFTNLSTVFISSKYPGEETLTDALTAAGKTYEEIALIVAEQPQKDLLFLLETNSEYKGLLGCFPEIITVHKSAVDKVKDVDRLISSGKINTSDKKLLNQRISHMSYSLQAEMNHFHSNRIYDYNRVMRLYLEQQVTFYQQIADKLRAALSQFTTL